From Enhydrobacter sp., the proteins below share one genomic window:
- the recJ gene encoding single-stranded-DNA-specific exonuclease RecJ encodes MAVELRAARPAFLGIERSLTGRRWAARLADERIALAMAQRHGLPDAICRLLAAREVGLDAVPDFLEPTLRKFLPDPLHLKDMDAAVARLVRAVRDGERIVVFGDYDVDGATSTALLLRFFRAVGGTIGHYIPDRRKEGYGPSAEAMRSLREQGASVVVTVDCGVTAYEPLAEARRTGLDVIVIDHHQAEVTLPEAVAVVDPNRIDEESPHKQLAAVGVAFLLAVGVNRALRDLGWYGDNRPEPDLRQWLDLVALGTVADVVPLTGVNRALVRQGLLVMGQRRNAGLAALADVARLREAPGAYHLGFMLGPRVNAGGRVGQADLGARLLASDDPHEVGALALRLDEFNAERRAIERNVLEQAIARIEGLYGPDRKGLPSALLVESEGWHVGVIGIVASRLVERYGRPAFVIGVDGEVGKGSGRSVKGVDLGAAVLAARQAGLLVNGGGHAMAAGLTVAREAISELAKFLDERIAPQLGAAPAVRELGIDAALAPGAATHELVAMIERAGPFGAGNALPRFALSGVRVDYAQPVGEGHVRCTLVGQQRGRVEAIAFRAAQSALGPALLDRTRPVLHVAGALRLERYNGREAVRLQIDDAAAAAGSMLA; translated from the coding sequence ATGGCCGTCGAACTGCGCGCCGCGCGTCCCGCCTTTCTCGGCATCGAGCGGTCGTTGACGGGCAGGCGCTGGGCGGCGCGATTGGCCGACGAACGAATCGCGCTCGCCATGGCGCAGCGCCACGGCCTGCCCGACGCGATCTGCCGGCTGCTGGCGGCGCGCGAGGTCGGACTCGACGCGGTGCCCGACTTCCTCGAACCGACCTTGCGCAAGTTCCTGCCCGACCCGTTGCACCTCAAGGACATGGACGCGGCCGTCGCCCGGCTGGTGCGCGCGGTGCGCGACGGCGAGAGGATCGTCGTGTTCGGCGACTACGACGTCGACGGCGCCACGTCGACGGCGTTGCTGCTGCGCTTCTTCCGCGCCGTCGGCGGCACGATCGGCCACTACATCCCGGACCGGCGCAAGGAAGGCTACGGGCCCAGCGCCGAGGCGATGCGCTCACTCAGGGAACAGGGCGCCTCGGTGGTCGTCACGGTCGATTGCGGCGTCACCGCCTACGAGCCGCTGGCCGAGGCGCGACGCACCGGCCTCGACGTCATCGTCATCGACCACCACCAGGCCGAGGTCACGCTGCCCGAGGCGGTGGCGGTGGTCGATCCCAACCGCATCGACGAGGAGAGCCCGCACAAGCAGCTCGCCGCCGTCGGCGTCGCCTTCCTGCTGGCCGTCGGCGTCAACCGCGCGCTGCGCGATCTGGGCTGGTACGGCGACAACAGGCCCGAGCCCGATCTGCGCCAATGGCTCGACCTGGTCGCTCTCGGCACGGTCGCCGACGTGGTGCCGCTCACCGGCGTCAATCGCGCGCTGGTGCGGCAGGGCCTGCTGGTGATGGGCCAGCGGCGCAATGCCGGCCTGGCCGCGCTAGCCGACGTGGCCCGCCTGCGCGAGGCACCGGGCGCCTATCACCTCGGCTTCATGCTGGGACCGCGGGTCAATGCCGGCGGACGGGTGGGGCAGGCCGACCTCGGCGCACGGCTGCTGGCCAGCGACGATCCGCACGAGGTCGGGGCGCTGGCGCTGCGCCTCGACGAATTCAATGCCGAGCGGCGGGCGATCGAGCGCAACGTGCTCGAGCAAGCGATCGCGCGCATCGAGGGACTTTATGGCCCCGATCGCAAGGGCCTGCCCTCGGCGCTGCTGGTCGAGAGCGAGGGATGGCATGTCGGCGTGATCGGCATCGTCGCCAGCCGGCTGGTCGAACGCTACGGCAGGCCGGCCTTCGTGATCGGCGTCGATGGCGAAGTGGGGAAGGGCTCCGGCCGCTCGGTGAAGGGCGTCGATCTCGGCGCCGCCGTGCTGGCCGCGCGGCAGGCCGGGTTGCTGGTCAATGGCGGCGGGCATGCGATGGCGGCGGGGCTCACCGTGGCTCGCGAGGCGATCTCCGAGCTCGCGAAATTCCTCGACGAGCGCATCGCACCGCAGCTCGGCGCGGCGCCGGCGGTGCGCGAGCTCGGCATCGATGCCGCCCTTGCACCCGGCGCGGCGACACACGAGCTGGTGGCGATGATCGAGCGTGCCGGTCCGTTCGGCGCCGGCAACGCGCTGCCGCGTTTCGCGCTGTCGGGCGTACGGGTCGACTACGCCCAGCCGGTGGGCGAGGGGCATGTGCGCTGTACTCTGGTCGGCCAGCAGCGCGGCCGGGTCGAGGCGATCGCCTTCCGCGCCGCGCAAAGCGCGCTCGGCCCGGCGCTTCTCGATCGGACCAGGCCCGTGCTCCACGTCGCCGGCGCCCTGCGCCTCGAGCGCTACAACGGCCGCGAAGCCGTCCGCCTCCAGATCGACGATGCGGCGGCCGCGGCGGGCTCGATGCTGGCCTAG
- a CDS encoding DUF433 domain-containing protein — MKMGTTRSPCRYDAARRATPPLAHIAQTTLTFYDNMAPSVILASPGSPRSSKFRLEKWSGQQTMTEHPRIALAPGVLAGKPVIRGTRLSVEFMIGLMADGWSEADILGNYPGVTHDDIIACLAYARDTLSSEKVFPSAA, encoded by the coding sequence ATGAAGATGGGCACTACTCGTTCGCCGTGCCGCTATGATGCAGCTCGCCGAGCTACGCCGCCGCTTGCGCACATCGCCCAAACCACTCTCACGTTCTACGATAACATGGCGCCATCCGTGATTCTGGCATCGCCTGGCTCGCCGCGTTCGAGTAAATTCAGGCTCGAAAAATGGAGTGGCCAACAGACCATGACGGAGCATCCTCGCATTGCGCTCGCCCCCGGCGTGCTCGCCGGTAAGCCTGTCATCCGCGGGACGCGGTTGTCTGTGGAGTTCATGATCGGCTTGATGGCCGACGGATGGAGCGAAGCCGACATCCTCGGGAATTACCCGGGTGTCACACACGACGACATCATCGCGTGCCTCGCATATGCGCGCGACACGTTGAGCTCGGAGAAGGTATTCCCGAGCGCAGCCTGA
- a CDS encoding DUF5615 family PIN-like protein, translated as MRFLADENFPGAAVTALEAAGHDVVWVGQPHRVQSIQTCWHGRPASSASS; from the coding sequence ATGCGCTTTCTCGCCGACGAGAATTTCCCTGGTGCAGCGGTCACCGCTCTCGAGGCAGCCGGGCACGACGTTGTTTGGGTAGGACAGCCGCACCGGGTGCAATCGATTCAGACGTGCTGGCATGGGCGGCCCGCGAGCAGCGCATCCTCCTGA
- a CDS encoding DUF5615 family PIN-like protein: MLAWAAREQRILLTFDKDFGELARGSALPRTCGVILLRMPVAKPGEVGERLAQLVTARDDWAGYFSVIEPGRVRMRPFG; this comes from the coding sequence GTGCTGGCATGGGCGGCCCGCGAGCAGCGCATCCTCCTGACCTTCGACAAGGATTTCGGCGAACTGGCCAGAGGATCGGCGCTGCCCCGCACCTGCGGCGTCATTTTGCTGCGCATGCCGGTGGCAAAGCCTGGAGAAGTTGGAGAGCGACTCGCCCAGCTGGTAACAGCGCGTGACGATTGGGCTGGCTATTTCTCTGTCATCGAGCCGGGCCGAGTGCGAATGCGACCGTTCGGATAG